One genomic segment of Coregonus clupeaformis isolate EN_2021a unplaced genomic scaffold, ASM2061545v1 scaf0024, whole genome shotgun sequence includes these proteins:
- the LOC123483095 gene encoding proteoglycan 4-like, whose product MEKRGINGAPIDTSPMSSPTSKTPPSPRPAEERAPSPGYLIRGVFTKTDTKPAATSSTSNSFRVPHTVRPTTNLSVQTEDQLSPEEKEKREEAAMDVLRSSSVQQRSYVLSAAKKYDSADKPPETSPTPDVPSFVAKRVVITDNDDSVFTETPSVPKETAAPSVKGVSPVSGKDVPPVCVKDISPVSVKAVSPVCVKDVPPVSGKAVSPVCVKDTPPVCVKDVSPVSVKAVSPVSVKEVSPVCVKDVSPVSVKAVSPVSVKDVSPVSVKAVSPVSVKDVSPVSVKDVPPVSVKAVSPVCVKDVSPVCVKAVSPTSLLYL is encoded by the exons ATGGAGAAGAGAGGAATCAATGGAGCCCCTATAGACACCAGCCCAATGTCCTCTCCCACATCCAagacccctccctcccccagacCTGCAGAAGAAAG AGCACCATCTCCAGGATACCTTATCAG AGGGGTTTTCACCAAGACAGACACCAAGCCTGCTGCCACCTCATCTACATCCAATAGCTTCAG AGTTCCTCACACAGTGCGTCCCACCACAAACCTCTCAGTTCAAACTGAGGACCAGCTTTCcccagaggagaaggagaaacg AGAGGAAGCAGCCATGGACGTGCTCAGGAGCTCCTCAGTCCAACAACGCTCCTACGTCCTCTCAGCTGCCAAGAAATACGA TTCTGCAGATAAACCACCAGAAACCTCCCCGACCCCAGATGTTCCATCTTTTGTGGCTAAAAG GGTGGTGATCACAGACAATGATGACTCTGTCTTCACTGAGACTCCCTCTGTCCCCAAAGAAACAGCTGCACCATCTGTGAAAGGCGTCTCCCCTGTATCTGGGAAAGACGTCCCTCCTGTATGTGTGAAAGACATCTCTCCTGTATCTGTGAAAGCTGTCTCTCCTGTATGTGTGAAAGACGTCCCTCCTGTATCTGGGAAAGCTGTCTCTCCTGTATGTGTGAAAGACACCCCTCCTGTATGCGTGAAAGATGTCTCTCCTGTATCTGTGAAAGCTGTCTCTCCTGTATCTGTGAAAGAGGTCTCTCCTGTATGTGTGAAAGACGTCTCTCCTGTATCTGTGAAAGCTGTCTCTCCTGTATCTGTGAAAGACGTCTCTCCTGTATCTGTGAAAGCTGTCTCTCCTGTATCTGTGAAAGACGTCTCTCCTGTATCTGTGAAAGACGTCCCTCCTGTATCTGTGAAAGCCGTCTCTCCTGTATGTGTGAAAGACGTCTCTCCTGTATGTGTGAAAGCTGTCTCTCCT ACGTCCCTCCTGTATCTGTGA